The Streptomyces bacillaris sequence GCGGCGTGCGGGGCGCGCGTCTCAGCAGGTGTCACAGGGACGCGTGTTTCGTCAGGTGCCATAGAGGTGCGCGTCTCGTCAGGCGTCACAGAGATGACGGTGCTGTCGCGTGCTGTCATGATGTGCCGATGCACGCGTCTCGGGGTACTCAGAGGAGAAGCGCAGGCCTGGGGCTCGCCCTCCTGTCGGCCTTCGCGTTCGGCGGTTCCGGGGTGGCCGCCAAGCCGCTGATCGAGGCGGGGCTCGACCCGCTGCACGTGGTGTGGCTACGGGTGGCGGGCGCCGCCCTCATCATGCTGCCGGTCGCCTGGCGCCACCGGAATCTCGTACGGGAGCGGCCCGCCCTCCTCGCCGGGTTCGGGCTCTTCGCCGTGGCCGGTGTCCAGGCCTGCTATTTCGCCGCCATCTCCCGTATCCCGGTCGGGGTGGCGCTCCTCGTCGAGTATCTGGCCCCCGCGCTGGTCCTCGGCTGGGTCCGGTTCGTCCAGCGCAGGCCCGTCACCCGGGCGGCCGCCGTCGGCGTGGTCCTGGCGGTCGGCGGACTCGCCTGTGTCGTCGAGGTCTGGGCCGGGCTCGGCTTCGACGCCCTGGGCCTGCTGCTCGCCCTCGGTGCGGCCTGCTGCCAGGTGGGGTACTTCGTCCTCTCCGACCACGGTGGCCAGGGGGGCAAGGGGAGTGACGGGCGGCGCGTCGAACCTCCGCATCCGCTCGGCGTCATCGCGTACGGACTCATCGTCGGTGCCCTGATCCTCACCGTCGTCGCGCGGCCGTGGGGCATGGACTGGTCGCTGCTCGGCGGGAGCGCCGGCATGGACGGCGATGTGGTCCCCGCCTGGGTGCTGCTCGGCTGGATCGTGCTGGTCGCCACCGTGCTCGCGTACGGCAGTGGCGTCGTCTCCGTCCGGATGCTCTCGCCTCAGGTCGCCGGGGTCGTCGCCTGTCTGGAAGCGGTCATCGCGACCGTGCTGGCCTGGGTGCTGCTCGGGGAACATCTCTCCGCCCCGCAGCTCATCGGCGGGTTCGTCGTTCTGACCGGGGCGTTCATTGCCCAGTCGGCCACGCCCAAGCCGCCTGCGGGGCCGGTGGCCGCGGGTGTGGGTGCGGCGGCGGGGGCCGCCGAGAGCGAGTTGTCCGCCGGGCGGGCCTCACATTAGTGTGTCGGCCATGCATCTGACTGTGCTTCCGCCGCCTGCCGCCTAGCGCGGGCGGCCACTCCTGACGAAGACCGGGCTCGGGCAGTCCCCGAGCGGTCCGTCGCTGCCCGCGTGCGGAGTCGAGCGACCACCACCCTGTCTTCCTCTGGAGAAGTCACATGGCCATGCCTGGTGTTCCCGCTCTGCCCGTCGGGCGGAGCCTGCTGTATCTCGTCGTCGCCGGAGTCGCCTGGGGCACCGCCGGTGCGGCGGCCTCCCTGATCTTCCGGGTCAGCGATCTCGGTCCCCTCGCCCTCTCCTTCTGGCGCTGCGCCGGGGGCCTCGTCCTGCTGGCCGGGGCGCTCGCCCTGCGTCCCCGCCGTACGCCCCGGCCGGTCGAGCCCCGGAGCCGCCGGGTGCTGCGCATCCTCGGTACGGGGGTGGGGCTCACCGTGTTCCAGAGCGCCTACTTCGCGGCGGTGGACGCCACCGGCCTCGCCGTCGGGACCGTCGTCACCCTCGGTGCCGGGCCCGTCCTGATCGCCGTCGGTGCGCGCGTGCTGCTCGGCGAACGCCTCGGCCCGGGCGGTCTCGCCGCCGTGGCCGGTGCGCTGGCCGGGCTCGCGGTGCTCGTCCTGGGCGGGGAGGGCGGCGAGGTCGTGCCGTCCGGCGTGCTGCTCGCGCTGCTGTCCGCCGCCGGGTACGCGGCGATCACCCTGCTCACCCGGTGGCTCGGGCGGGACGGCGGTGGCGGTGACGCGCTGACCACCAGCGCCTGGGCGTTCGGCATCGGAGCGGTGGGGCTGCTGCCCATGGCGGCGGCCGAAGGGCTCGTGCCGCACACCGCCGAGACCGGGCAGGTGCTGTGGCTGCTCGTCTACGTGGCCGCGGTGCCCACCGCACTCGCGTACGCCCTCTACTTCGCGGGGGCGGCCGCCGTCCGCTCGGCCACCGTCTCCGTGATCATGCTCCTGGAGCCGGTGAGCGCGGCCGTCATCGCGGTGACCGTCCTGGGGGAGCGGCTGACGGCGGCCACCGTCGTCGGCACCCTGCTCCTGCTGACCGCCGTGACCGGGCTGGCGCTGGCCGAGGCGCGGGGGGCGGCTGTCACGCGCAGGCGGGCGGCTGAAGCCGAGGCTGAGGCCGTAGCGGTGTAGGCGGTTCAGCGGCAAAGGGCCCGGAGCCGGGTGCCGAGGCTCCGGGCCCTGTCCCTGACCTTTCGCGGCCGATCGGCGTCAGAGCGCACGCAGGTACTCCGGTACGCCGACGGCCGGGTCCAGGTCGTCCGCCGGGACCGGGGACCCGTAGCCCCGGGTGAGCGGCACGATGCCGGTCCAGTGGGGGAGGGTGAGGTCCTCCGGCTCGTCGTTGGGGCCGCCGGTGCGGACCTTCGCGGAGACCTCGTCGAGGTCCAGCCGGATCACCGCCGTGGCGGCCAGTTCCTTGGTGTTGGCCGGGCGGGCGTCCCGCGATCGGCCGGGGACGGCCTGGTCGACGATCGCGTCGAGGGCGATGCGCCGCTCCTCGGGGTCGGTCACGGTGGTCGCCGTGCCGTGGACCACCACCGAGCGGTAGTTGATCGAGTGGTGGAAGGCGGACCGGGCCAGCACCAGGGCGTCGACATGGGTGACGGTCAGACAGACCGGCAGCCCCGGGTCGGCGGCGGCCCGGGCGTTGCGCAGTGGGCGGGAGCCGGTCGACCCGTGGACGTACAGGCGCTCTCCGACCCGCCCGTACAGGGTCGGCAGCACGACGGGCGCCGCGTCCCGGACGAAGCCGAGGTGGCAGAGGCAGGCCGCGTCGAGTATCGAGTGGACCAGCTCGCGGTCGTAGGAGGCGCGCTCCTTGGCCCGGGTCGGTACCGTGCGGGCGGTGGGGGTGTAGGCGGTGGCGCTCTCCGGGCCCGTGGCGGTGGGCGGGGCGGTGTCCTGCATGATGCGTTCCCTTGCCGATCTGATTGCACTAGTGCATACTGTTGTTTGTGCTAGGAGGGTATCGGATCAGTGGGCGGCGCGCATCGGAAATCGCCGCCAGTGTGGAGCGCGGGGTCGGCTCCGGCGAGCTGCCGCCCGGCCATGTCCTGCCCCCGATGCGGGAGTTGGCCGCCCGTCTGGAGGTCAACCCCAATACGGTGGCGGCCGCCTACCGGACGCTGCGCGAGCGCGGGGTGATCGAGACGGCGGGCCGCCGGGGGAGCCGGGTGCGGCCGCGTCCGGCCAGCACCCCCCGCGGCTCCCTGCGCATCGAGGCGCCGCCGGGCGTACGCGACCTCGGCAAGGGCAACCCCGATCCGGAGCTGCTGCCCACGCTCGGCCCGGCGCTCGCCGTGGCGGCCGCGGTCGACGCGGAGCACCCCGGGCTGTACGGGGAGGCGCCCGTGGTCCCCGAGTTCGCCGCGTACGCGCGTACCGCGATGGACGCCGACGGGGTGCCGGAGGGGGCCGTCGCGGTGACCTCGGGCTCCCTCGACGCCATCGAGCGGGTGCTCGCGGCGCATCTGCGGCCGGGTGACGCGGTGGCGGTGGAGGACCCGGGGTGGGGCAGCGTGCTCGACCTCGTCCCCGCGCTCGGGCTGCGCGCCGTGCCGGTCGGGGTGGACGACGACGGGCCGGTGGTCGCGGATGTGGAGCGGGTGCTGCGGGCCGGGGCGCGGGCGCTCGTCGTCACCGACCGCGCGCAGAACCCGACCGGCGCCTCGGTGAGCGCAGGGCGCGCCCGGGAGCTGCGGGCCGTGCTCGCCCGCCACCCGGACGTGCTGCTGATCGAGGACGACCACGGCCACGCCATCGTCGACCTGCCGCTGCATCCGCTGGCGGGTACGACGGACCACTGGGCCTTCGTCCGCTCGGCCGCCAAGGCGTACGGCCCCGACCTGCGGGTCGCCGTGCTCACCGGGGACGCGGTCACGGTCGACCGGGTGGCGGGCCGGCAGCGGCTGGGCCCCGGGTGGGTCAGCCGGCTGCTCCAGCGCGCCGTGCTCCACCTGTGGACCTCGGGCGCCGTCGACACCGCCGCCGTCGCCCGGTCCTACGGGGAGCGCCGTGACGCCCTCGTCCACGCCCTGGCCGAGCGCGGGGTGACGGCGTACGGGCGGAGCGGGATGAACGTGTGGGTGCCCGTCAGCGACGAGACCGGGGCCATCGCGCGGCTCCTCCACGCGGGCTGGGCGGTGGCCCCCGGGGCGCGCTTCCGGATGTCCACGCCCCAGGCGGTGCGGCTCACCGTCTCCCGGCTGACGGCGGCGGACATCGGGCCGCTGGCGGACGCGGTGGCGTCGGCGGCCGGACCCGCGCGGCCGGTCACGTACGGCTGAGGCGCGGGGGCGGGTGGGCGTCTCTGCGTCCGGTGCCCGTGTGTCCGGTTGCTTCTGCCTCCGTTTGCCCGGGGCGCGCCCGGCCGTGCCTCTGTCGCCTCCTCGTTTCGCGTACCGCTGTCACGTACGGCTGAGACGCTCCGGCCGGGTCTCTGCCGTACGGGACCGGATCAGGGTTCGGGACCGGATCCGGGGGCCGGGGCGGGCGGTCGTGGTCGGCGGGCGGCTCTGGGTGAGGGCCGCTCCGGCCAGCACGATCACCGCGCCCACCGGGGTGTTCCAGGTCAGCTGCTCGCCGAGCAGGGCGACGCCCGCCGCGGTGGCGATCACCGGGATGAAGTACGTGACCATCTGCCCGGTCGTCGGGCCGACCTCCTGGACGAGTCCGTACTGGAGCAGCACCGCCAGCCCCGTACCGAGTGCGCCGAGCGCCAGCACGGAGAGCGTGGGCAGCAGCGGGAACGTGTCCGGGGCGGAGGTGAACGCCGGGGTCACCACGGCCAGTTGCAGCGTGCCGACGAAGAGCTGGCTGCCGGTGAGCGTCAGCGTCGAGGAGCCGGTGCCCGCCAGCGTACGGCGGACGTAGATCCAGCCGACCGCGTAGCTGAACGAGGCCAGCAGCGCCATCCCCGTACCGGGCAGATCCAGGCCGGAGAAGCCCTGCCAGGCGCCCAGCACGGTCAGCACCCCGAGGAAGCCCACGCCCAGGCCCGCGACGCGGCGGCGGGTCGGGCGGTCCTCGGAGAGGGCGACCACCGAGAGGGCCATGCCCCACAGGGGCGAGGTCGCGTTGCAGATCCCGGCAAGGGTGGACGGGATGGTCAGCTCGGCGTAGGAGAAGAGCGAGAACGGCAGGGCGTTGAGGAAGAACGCCGCCACCGTGATGTGCCCCCAGGTGCGGGCCGAGCGCGGCAGCCGCTCCCGGCGCATCGCCATCGCGACGGCCAGGACGGCGGTCCCGGCCAGCAGTCGGCCCAGGGTGACCTGGAACGGCGCGAACCCCTGCGTTCCCACCTTGATGAGCAGGAAGCTGAACCCCCAGATGAGGGAGAGCACGGCGAACCGGATCCGCCAGTCGACGGCCGGGCGCCGGGGGGTGGCGGTGGGGGTGGTGGGCGAGGGGACGGCCGCGGCGGGCGAGGGGACGGGGGCGGCCGCAGGGGTGGTGGGCTGCTGGCAGGGGGCGCTCATGGCTCCACGATGACGAACAGCACTCCTTAGAACAAGCGAGAGTTTCTGTGCTTGTTCGCGTAGCATCGCTTATATGTCGAACCTGGAGTGGACATGTTGAATCTGGAGCGGCTGCGCACCCTGGACGCCCTCGCCCGGCACGGCTCGGTGAGCGGGGCCGCCGGGGGGCTGCATGTCACCACATCGGCGGTCTCGCAGCAGATGGCCAAGCTGGAGCGCGAGGTCGGGCAGCAACTGCTCGCCAGGAACGGCCGGGGGGTGCGTCTCACCGACGCGGGACGCCTC is a genomic window containing:
- a CDS encoding EamA family transporter, translating into MHASRGTQRRSAGLGLALLSAFAFGGSGVAAKPLIEAGLDPLHVVWLRVAGAALIMLPVAWRHRNLVRERPALLAGFGLFAVAGVQACYFAAISRIPVGVALLVEYLAPALVLGWVRFVQRRPVTRAAAVGVVLAVGGLACVVEVWAGLGFDALGLLLALGAACCQVGYFVLSDHGGQGGKGSDGRRVEPPHPLGVIAYGLIVGALILTVVARPWGMDWSLLGGSAGMDGDVVPAWVLLGWIVLVATVLAYGSGVVSVRMLSPQVAGVVACLEAVIATVLAWVLLGEHLSAPQLIGGFVVLTGAFIAQSATPKPPAGPVAAGVGAAAGAAESELSAGRASH
- a CDS encoding DMT family transporter, which translates into the protein MAMPGVPALPVGRSLLYLVVAGVAWGTAGAAASLIFRVSDLGPLALSFWRCAGGLVLLAGALALRPRRTPRPVEPRSRRVLRILGTGVGLTVFQSAYFAAVDATGLAVGTVVTLGAGPVLIAVGARVLLGERLGPGGLAAVAGALAGLAVLVLGGEGGEVVPSGVLLALLSAAGYAAITLLTRWLGRDGGGGDALTTSAWAFGIGAVGLLPMAAAEGLVPHTAETGQVLWLLVYVAAVPTALAYALYFAGAAAVRSATVSVIMLLEPVSAAVIAVTVLGERLTAATVVGTLLLLTAVTGLALAEARGAAVTRRRAAEAEAEAVAV
- a CDS encoding pyridoxamine 5'-phosphate oxidase family protein, with translation MQDTAPPTATGPESATAYTPTARTVPTRAKERASYDRELVHSILDAACLCHLGFVRDAAPVVLPTLYGRVGERLYVHGSTGSRPLRNARAAADPGLPVCLTVTHVDALVLARSAFHHSINYRSVVVHGTATTVTDPEERRIALDAIVDQAVPGRSRDARPANTKELAATAVIRLDLDEVSAKVRTGGPNDEPEDLTLPHWTGIVPLTRGYGSPVPADDLDPAVGVPEYLRAL
- a CDS encoding aminotransferase class I/II-fold pyridoxal phosphate-dependent enzyme, which codes for MLGGYRISGRRASEIAASVERGVGSGELPPGHVLPPMRELAARLEVNPNTVAAAYRTLRERGVIETAGRRGSRVRPRPASTPRGSLRIEAPPGVRDLGKGNPDPELLPTLGPALAVAAAVDAEHPGLYGEAPVVPEFAAYARTAMDADGVPEGAVAVTSGSLDAIERVLAAHLRPGDAVAVEDPGWGSVLDLVPALGLRAVPVGVDDDGPVVADVERVLRAGARALVVTDRAQNPTGASVSAGRARELRAVLARHPDVLLIEDDHGHAIVDLPLHPLAGTTDHWAFVRSAAKAYGPDLRVAVLTGDAVTVDRVAGRQRLGPGWVSRLLQRAVLHLWTSGAVDTAAVARSYGERRDALVHALAERGVTAYGRSGMNVWVPVSDETGAIARLLHAGWAVAPGARFRMSTPQAVRLTVSRLTAADIGPLADAVASAAGPARPVTYG
- a CDS encoding DMT family transporter; this translates as MSAPCQQPTTPAAAPVPSPAAAVPSPTTPTATPRRPAVDWRIRFAVLSLIWGFSFLLIKVGTQGFAPFQVTLGRLLAGTAVLAVAMAMRRERLPRSARTWGHITVAAFFLNALPFSLFSYAELTIPSTLAGICNATSPLWGMALSVVALSEDRPTRRRVAGLGVGFLGVLTVLGAWQGFSGLDLPGTGMALLASFSYAVGWIYVRRTLAGTGSSTLTLTGSQLFVGTLQLAVVTPAFTSAPDTFPLLPTLSVLALGALGTGLAVLLQYGLVQEVGPTTGQMVTYFIPVIATAAGVALLGEQLTWNTPVGAVIVLAGAALTQSRPPTTTARPGPRIRSRTLIRSRTAETRPERLSRT